A single region of the Streptomyces caelestis genome encodes:
- a CDS encoding HipA family kinase, with translation MLKEVTATRYITPLREGGSLPGLVEADDFGTYVLKFTGAGQGRKTLVAEVVCGELARRLGLRVPRLVTVELDAELGLGEPDQEVQNLLRSSGGTNLGMDFLSGALGFDPLAFAVSPEEAGRIVWFDALVNNVDRSWRNPNLLMWRGELWLVDHGATMIWHHNWRGAEASAARPYDASDHALAPFAPDVAAAAAELAPRVTEELLAGVTAQIPDAWLAGEPGFDAPDDLRQAYARPLLARAAVIHDRIQGTK, from the coding sequence GTGTTGAAAGAGGTCACCGCGACCCGCTACATCACGCCCCTGCGTGAGGGCGGTTCGCTGCCGGGACTCGTCGAGGCCGACGACTTCGGGACGTACGTCCTGAAGTTCACCGGCGCGGGACAGGGGCGCAAGACGCTCGTCGCCGAGGTGGTCTGCGGGGAACTCGCCCGCCGGCTGGGGCTGCGGGTGCCACGCCTGGTCACGGTCGAGCTCGACGCGGAGCTGGGGCTCGGCGAACCCGACCAGGAGGTGCAGAACCTGCTCCGGTCCAGCGGCGGCACCAACCTCGGCATGGATTTCCTCTCCGGCGCGCTCGGCTTCGACCCGCTCGCCTTCGCGGTGAGTCCCGAGGAGGCCGGGCGGATCGTCTGGTTCGACGCGCTGGTCAACAACGTCGACCGGTCCTGGCGCAACCCCAACCTGCTGATGTGGCGGGGCGAGCTGTGGCTCGTCGACCACGGGGCGACCATGATCTGGCACCACAACTGGCGCGGCGCGGAGGCCTCCGCGGCCCGCCCGTACGACGCCTCCGACCACGCCCTGGCGCCCTTCGCGCCCGATGTCGCCGCCGCCGCGGCCGAGTTGGCGCCCCGGGTCACCGAGGAACTGCTCGCCGGCGTCACCGCGCAGATCCCGGACGCCTGGCTCGCGGGCGAGCCCGGCTTCGACGCGCCGGACGACCTGAGGCAGGCCTACGCGCGACCGCTGCTCGCCCGGGCCGCCGTCATCCACGACCGCATCCAGGGGACGAAGTGA
- a CDS encoding AMP-binding protein yields MPFAHQLADHGDRVALVTPDGHVSYGELAQRVAVTAERLGTVRRLVLLAGANSTDALVTYLAALSAGHPVLLVPGDSEHTIRSLTQAYAPDVVARPDADGRWTLDERDPRSAHTLHPDLALLLSTSGSTGSPKLVRLSHENLQANAESIATYLGIDDTDRAATTLPMHYCYGLSVIHSHLLRGAGLILTERSVSDAAFWAEFHAARGTSLAGVPYTFDLLDRIGFERMDLPHLRRVTQAGGRLAPERVARYAELGRRSGWQLFVMYGQTEATARMAYLPPHLAAERPEAVGVPIPGGSFRLQPVDGHGPGAGELVYAGPNVMLGYAESPADLALGRTVRELRTGDLARRASDGLYEIVGRRSRFVKILGLRIDPQRIETLLEEQGVNAYCAGDGEALAVAALSRAGDEGRIRRLIARKCGLPPRVVRVRAVAELPRLASGKPDYEAVRRLTHPAPEATPQPAGDLVRLYAEILDRADVTEDSSFVSLGGDSLCYVEMSLRLEETLGRLPTDWHTRTIRELHTMAAPAPGRLDGLEGQGGPEPPRARPATGIRRALRAWTNPRSWRTRRTLETSIALRALGIVLIVGSHVQVFDVKGFAHILIGIAGYNFARFQLTDAELRERVRNLWRSIARIAVPSMVWITGAVILTDFYDPANALLLNSLLDQGNDRFDWAYWFVEALVYFLVVLAALMAVPLLARLERRYVFGVPLALVTVGLVGRYDLLDLASARPQLSPTVVFWLFALGWAAARANTVRQRALLTAVLLFTLPGLFQDQSVRTAIVIAGVGLLIWVPTLPSLGPLSALAGVLASSSLYIYLTHYQVYPYLQEDFPLTALFASLVVGVGYAAVVTRVARTVRWL; encoded by the coding sequence GTGCCGTTCGCACACCAACTGGCGGACCACGGCGACCGCGTCGCGCTCGTCACCCCGGACGGACACGTGTCGTACGGCGAGTTGGCCCAGCGGGTGGCCGTCACCGCCGAACGCCTCGGGACTGTACGGCGCCTGGTGCTGCTCGCCGGGGCCAACAGCACCGACGCGCTCGTCACGTACCTGGCCGCCCTGTCCGCCGGTCACCCCGTCCTGCTCGTCCCCGGCGACAGCGAGCACACCATCCGCTCGCTGACTCAGGCGTACGCCCCGGACGTCGTGGCCCGCCCGGATGCCGACGGGAGGTGGACCCTCGACGAACGGGACCCGCGGAGCGCCCACACCCTCCACCCGGACCTCGCCCTGCTGCTGAGCACATCCGGCTCGACCGGCTCACCCAAGCTGGTGCGGCTCTCGCACGAGAACCTCCAGGCCAACGCCGAGTCCATCGCCACTTACCTCGGCATCGACGACACGGACCGGGCAGCCACCACGCTGCCCATGCACTACTGCTACGGCCTGTCCGTCATCCACAGTCATCTGCTGCGCGGCGCCGGGCTGATCCTCACCGAACGGTCGGTGTCCGACGCGGCCTTCTGGGCGGAGTTCCACGCCGCCCGCGGCACCTCGCTGGCCGGTGTGCCGTACACCTTCGACCTGCTCGACCGGATCGGCTTCGAGCGGATGGACCTGCCGCACCTGCGCCGCGTCACCCAGGCCGGGGGCCGACTCGCCCCGGAACGGGTCGCCCGCTACGCCGAGTTGGGCCGCCGCTCGGGCTGGCAGCTGTTCGTGATGTACGGGCAGACCGAGGCCACGGCCCGCATGGCCTACCTCCCGCCGCACCTCGCCGCCGAGCGTCCCGAGGCCGTCGGCGTGCCCATACCCGGCGGCTCCTTCCGGCTCCAGCCGGTCGACGGCCACGGACCTGGTGCCGGCGAACTGGTCTACGCGGGGCCGAACGTGATGCTCGGTTACGCCGAGAGCCCGGCAGACCTCGCCCTCGGCCGAACCGTGCGGGAACTGCGCACCGGGGACCTCGCCCGGCGCGCGTCCGACGGGCTGTACGAAATCGTGGGCCGCCGCAGCCGCTTCGTGAAGATCCTCGGGCTGCGGATCGACCCGCAGCGTATCGAGACCCTGCTGGAGGAGCAGGGCGTCAACGCGTACTGCGCGGGCGACGGGGAGGCGCTCGCCGTGGCCGCGCTCAGCCGCGCCGGCGACGAGGGGCGGATCCGGCGGCTGATCGCACGGAAGTGCGGACTGCCACCGCGCGTCGTACGGGTCCGGGCCGTCGCCGAACTGCCCCGCCTGGCCTCGGGCAAGCCCGACTACGAGGCCGTACGACGGCTGACGCACCCCGCGCCCGAGGCGACGCCCCAACCCGCCGGAGATCTGGTCCGCCTTTACGCGGAGATACTCGATCGCGCCGACGTCACCGAGGACAGCAGCTTCGTCAGCCTGGGCGGCGACTCGCTGTGCTACGTCGAGATGTCCCTGCGCCTGGAGGAAACCCTGGGCCGCCTGCCCACGGACTGGCACACGAGGACCATCCGCGAGCTGCACACCATGGCGGCGCCCGCGCCGGGACGGCTGGACGGGCTGGAAGGACAGGGCGGGCCGGAGCCACCGCGGGCCCGGCCGGCCACGGGCATCCGAAGAGCCCTGCGGGCCTGGACGAACCCGCGGTCCTGGAGGACCCGCCGCACCCTGGAGACCAGCATCGCCCTGCGCGCCCTCGGGATCGTCCTCATCGTCGGCTCGCACGTCCAGGTTTTCGACGTCAAGGGCTTCGCTCACATCCTCATCGGCATCGCGGGCTACAACTTCGCCCGCTTCCAGCTGACCGATGCCGAACTCCGCGAGCGAGTACGGAACCTGTGGCGCAGCATCGCCCGCATCGCTGTGCCGAGCATGGTGTGGATCACCGGCGCGGTCATCCTGACCGACTTCTACGACCCGGCCAACGCCCTGCTCCTCAACAGCCTGCTCGACCAGGGGAACGACCGCTTCGACTGGGCCTACTGGTTCGTGGAGGCCCTGGTCTATTTCCTCGTCGTCCTCGCCGCCCTCATGGCCGTGCCCCTGCTGGCCCGGCTGGAGCGGCGGTACGTGTTCGGTGTGCCGCTGGCGCTCGTGACCGTCGGCCTGGTCGGCCGCTATGACCTGCTGGACCTGGCGTCCGCCCGCCCGCAGCTGAGCCCCACCGTGGTCTTCTGGCTGTTCGCCCTGGGCTGGGCGGCCGCGCGGGCGAACACCGTGCGGCAACGGGCGCTGCTGACGGCCGTGCTGCTGTTCACCCTGCCCGGCCTGTTCCAGGACCAGTCGGTACGCACGGCCATCGTGATCGCCGGGGTAGGGCTGCTGATCTGGGTGCCGACCCTGCCCAGCCTCGGCCCGCTCAGCGCGCTCGCGGGCGTCCTGGCGAGCAGCTCCCTCTACATCTACCTCACGCACTACCAGGTGTATCCCTACCTCCAGGAGGACTTCCCGCTCACCGCCCTGTTCGCCTCTCTCGTGGTCGGCGTCGGCTACGCGGCGGTCGTGACCCGGGTGGCGCGAACTGTCCGGTGGCTGTAG
- a CDS encoding iron ABC transporter substrate-binding protein: MRRPSVRRITALVAAGLLLPALAACGSGDKDGASDGGDPSLVIYTGRNEKLVKPLLDKLEKAVDTKVEVRYGDSAELAAQILEEGDRTKAGLFFSQDAGALGALSREGMLQKLPQSTLDEVDEAYRGSAGDWVGLSGRVRVIAYNPDQVDEDDVPDSVFDVVKPAWKGKVGFAPTNASFQAFVTGMRVLKGDDATRKWLADLKANGAKTYAHNLATLDAVEAGEVSLGLVNHYYWYERVAEKGEDKVNSRLHFLPGKDPGALINVSGAGILKDSGQSAAAQKAVDYLLSKEAQSYFADETKEYPLAAGVTSTVEDLPPLESLQSPDIDLGKLDSLQETLAMLQDVGLV, translated from the coding sequence ATGCGACGCCCCTCGGTTCGCCGGATAACTGCGCTGGTCGCGGCCGGTCTGCTGCTCCCCGCCCTGGCCGCGTGCGGCTCCGGCGACAAGGACGGCGCAAGTGACGGCGGGGACCCCTCCCTCGTCATCTACACCGGCCGCAACGAGAAGCTTGTCAAGCCACTTCTGGACAAGCTGGAGAAGGCCGTGGACACCAAGGTCGAGGTGCGCTACGGCGACAGCGCCGAACTCGCCGCCCAGATCCTGGAGGAAGGAGACCGCACCAAGGCCGGGCTGTTCTTCTCCCAGGACGCCGGCGCACTGGGCGCCCTCTCCAGGGAGGGCATGCTGCAGAAACTGCCCCAGAGCACCCTCGACGAGGTGGACGAGGCGTACCGCGGTTCCGCCGGCGACTGGGTCGGCCTCTCGGGACGCGTCCGCGTCATCGCCTACAACCCGGACCAGGTCGACGAGGACGACGTCCCGGACAGTGTCTTCGACGTCGTCAAGCCGGCGTGGAAGGGCAAGGTGGGCTTCGCGCCGACCAACGCCTCCTTCCAGGCGTTCGTCACCGGCATGCGCGTCCTGAAGGGCGATGACGCCACCCGCAAGTGGCTTGCGGACCTGAAGGCGAACGGCGCCAAGACCTACGCCCACAACCTCGCCACCCTCGATGCCGTGGAGGCCGGTGAGGTCTCCCTCGGCCTGGTCAACCACTACTACTGGTACGAGCGCGTCGCCGAGAAGGGCGAGGACAAGGTCAACTCCAGGCTGCACTTCCTGCCCGGCAAGGACCCCGGCGCGCTGATCAACGTCTCCGGCGCGGGCATCCTGAAGGACAGCGGGCAGAGCGCGGCCGCCCAGAAGGCGGTGGACTACCTGCTGTCGAAGGAGGCGCAGAGCTACTTCGCGGACGAGACGAAGGAGTACCCGCTGGCCGCGGGTGTCACCAGCACCGTGGAGGACCTGCCTCCGCTGGAGTCGCTGCAGTCTCCCGACATCGACCTCGGCAAGCTGGATTCCCTCCAGGAGACGCTGGCCATGCTCCAGGACGTCGGACTGGTCTGA
- a CDS encoding ABC transporter permease yields MAALFALLPLGYLAVRAWERGPAFAWNVVADERTLQLLGRSLGLTAAVVAACLVLGVSLAWLTVRTALPATRAWSVLVALPLAVPSYVAAFAWLSAGPDLAGFGGATLALTLVSFPYVHLPVAAALRGIDPAQEEAARSLGHGPLRTFVKVTLPQLRPAAAGGALLVALYVLSDFGAVSLMRYDTFTRAIHTSYRASFDRTPAAALSVVLVVMTIALVAAETRTRGRAGHARTGTGTARPAVPLALGRWRPLALLWCGAVVAVAVAFPLGTLGYWLTVGSSATWDLSGLAQTAWTTLGVAAAGTGLTTVLALPVGVIAARHRGRGARLLEQAAYAGHALPGITVALALVFFAVRYAYPLYQQLPLLVCAYAVLFLPVAVAATRAAVLQAPPVLEDVARSLGRRPWQVLREVTVPLAAPGVAAGAALTFVVCMKELPATLLLRPTGMDTLATRLWTETGAGSFAAAAPYAATLILLAAVPSYLLGRHRT; encoded by the coding sequence GTGGCCGCCCTCTTCGCCCTGCTGCCCCTCGGCTACCTCGCCGTCCGCGCCTGGGAACGCGGCCCCGCGTTCGCCTGGAATGTCGTCGCCGACGAACGCACACTCCAACTCCTCGGCCGCAGCCTCGGCCTGACCGCCGCCGTCGTGGCGGCCTGCCTGGTGCTGGGCGTCTCGCTGGCATGGCTGACCGTGCGCACCGCACTGCCCGCGACCCGCGCCTGGTCCGTGCTGGTCGCGCTGCCGCTGGCCGTGCCCAGTTATGTCGCCGCGTTCGCGTGGCTGTCAGCCGGGCCGGACCTCGCCGGGTTCGGCGGCGCGACACTGGCCCTGACACTGGTCAGCTTCCCGTACGTCCATCTGCCGGTCGCCGCCGCGCTCAGGGGCATCGACCCGGCGCAGGAGGAGGCCGCTCGCTCCCTCGGGCACGGCCCGCTGCGGACGTTCGTCAAGGTCACCCTGCCGCAACTGCGCCCGGCCGCCGCAGGTGGAGCACTGCTCGTCGCGCTGTACGTGCTCTCCGACTTCGGCGCAGTCTCCCTCATGCGGTACGACACCTTCACCCGCGCCATCCACACCTCCTACCGCGCGTCCTTCGACCGCACGCCGGCCGCCGCGCTCAGCGTGGTGCTGGTGGTGATGACGATCGCGCTGGTCGCCGCCGAGACCCGTACCCGCGGCCGGGCCGGACACGCCAGAACCGGAACCGGCACCGCCCGCCCGGCCGTTCCCCTCGCACTCGGCCGATGGCGGCCGCTCGCCCTTCTGTGGTGCGGGGCGGTGGTGGCCGTCGCCGTGGCCTTCCCGCTGGGCACCCTCGGGTACTGGCTGACCGTCGGCAGCTCGGCCACCTGGGACCTGAGCGGGCTCGCTCAGACGGCCTGGACCACCCTCGGCGTCGCGGCGGCGGGCACGGGCCTCACCACGGTCCTCGCCCTGCCGGTCGGTGTGATCGCCGCCCGGCACCGGGGGCGCGGAGCCCGCCTGCTGGAGCAGGCGGCGTACGCGGGTCACGCGCTGCCCGGTATCACGGTCGCGCTCGCCCTGGTGTTCTTCGCCGTGCGCTACGCATACCCCTTGTACCAGCAACTCCCGCTCCTGGTCTGCGCCTACGCCGTCCTCTTCCTACCGGTCGCGGTGGCCGCCACCCGCGCGGCCGTGCTCCAGGCACCGCCCGTCCTGGAGGATGTGGCCCGCTCGCTCGGCCGACGGCCATGGCAGGTCCTCCGCGAGGTCACCGTCCCGCTGGCCGCGCCCGGCGTGGCCGCCGGGGCCGCCCTCACCTTCGTGGTCTGCATGAAGGAACTCCCCGCCACCCTCCTCCTGCGCCCCACCGGCATGGACACCCTCGCCACCCGGCTGTGGACCGAGACCGGCGCCGGATCCTTCGCGGCCGCCGCCCCCTACGCCGCCACGCTCATCCTGCTGGCCGCCGTCCCCTCCTACCTCCTGGGCAGGCACCGGACATGA
- a CDS encoding ABC transporter ATP-binding protein, with protein sequence MNELHVAGLTKSYGAAEQSVLRGLDLTVPAGALTAVLGPSGCGKTTMLRIIAGFLRADAGTVRLGDRLLNGPGVHLPPERRRIGIVPQEGALFPHLSVARNVAFGLTGSDRAERRHRTAEMLELVGLAGYDDRMPHELSGGQQQRVAVARALAPRPGLVLLDEPFNALDSALRAGVRSDVRAALRATGATAVLVTHDQQEALSTADLVAVVRDGRVAQSATPQDLYQRPADPWVADFVGDAVLLPGTVDTHGTARTALGTVPLATPSQALRTGTVLLRPEQLRLTSTDSEGAVRGTVTDVCYYGHDAMVTVTVEGHDTPVGIRVTGPLSVRPGEETGVLIVGEAALHP encoded by the coding sequence ATGAACGAACTGCACGTAGCGGGACTCACCAAGTCCTACGGAGCCGCTGAACAATCCGTCCTGCGCGGGCTGGACCTCACCGTCCCGGCCGGCGCGTTGACCGCGGTCCTCGGCCCCTCCGGATGCGGCAAGACCACCATGCTGCGCATCATCGCGGGCTTCCTGCGCGCCGACGCGGGCACCGTCCGACTCGGCGACCGGCTCTTGAACGGACCCGGCGTCCACCTTCCGCCGGAGCGCCGCCGCATCGGCATCGTCCCTCAAGAAGGCGCCCTCTTCCCGCACCTGAGCGTCGCCCGCAACGTCGCCTTCGGCCTCACCGGTTCCGACCGGGCCGAGCGGCGGCACCGTACCGCGGAGATGCTGGAGCTGGTCGGCCTCGCCGGATACGACGACCGTATGCCGCACGAGTTGTCCGGCGGCCAGCAACAACGCGTCGCCGTGGCCCGCGCGCTCGCCCCGAGGCCGGGGCTCGTGCTGCTGGACGAGCCGTTCAACGCCCTCGACAGCGCGCTGCGAGCAGGAGTGAGGTCGGACGTACGGGCAGCACTGCGGGCGACCGGAGCGACGGCGGTCCTCGTCACCCACGATCAGCAGGAGGCCCTGTCCACCGCCGACCTCGTCGCCGTCGTACGCGACGGCCGGGTCGCCCAGAGCGCCACCCCACAGGACCTCTACCAGCGCCCCGCCGATCCCTGGGTCGCCGACTTCGTCGGCGACGCCGTCCTGCTCCCCGGCACCGTCGACACCCACGGCACGGCCCGGACCGCCCTGGGCACCGTGCCCCTCGCCACTCCGTCCCAGGCCCTCCGGACCGGCACGGTACTGCTCCGTCCCGAACAACTCCGTCTCACCAGTACGGACTCCGAAGGCGCTGTCAGGGGCACGGTGACAGACGTCTGCTACTACGGCCACGACGCCATGGTCACCGTGACCGTCGAGGGCCACGACACGCCCGTCGGCATCCGGGTCACAGGCCCCCTGTCCGTCCGCCCGGGAGAGGAGACGGGTGTCCTCATCGTGGGCGAGGCCGCCCTCCACCCGTAG
- a CDS encoding hemolysin family protein has protein sequence MTLLQLAIGALTLLTNAFFVGAEFALVSVRRSQIEPHAQEGDKRARRTLWALEHLSAMMATAQLGITVSSLVLGAVAEPAIAHLLEPGFEAVHLPHALVHPVAFLIALTLATYLHMLIGEMVPKNIALAAPVSSALLLGPPLAALTRALKPVVFGINAFANVLLKLLRVEPKDEVESVFTDDQLARMVLDSSQAGLLSPADGERLRDALELGTRPVGEILVPVQRMHTVDHTVTPAQLERVAAGAGYSRFPVTGAEGALLGYLHIKDTLGVTDRDRPFPRTALHKVTRVRIDTPLDDTLTALRAEGSHLAAVVGESGKVIGFVTMEDVLSELVGPAAPAPA, from the coding sequence ATGACCCTCCTGCAACTCGCCATCGGCGCACTGACCCTGCTCACCAACGCGTTCTTCGTCGGCGCCGAGTTCGCGCTGGTCTCGGTGCGCCGCAGCCAGATCGAGCCGCACGCCCAGGAAGGCGACAAACGGGCCCGGAGGACCCTGTGGGCCCTGGAACACCTCTCGGCGATGATGGCCACCGCACAGCTCGGCATCACCGTCTCCTCGCTGGTGCTCGGCGCGGTCGCCGAACCCGCCATCGCCCATCTGCTCGAACCCGGTTTCGAAGCGGTGCATCTCCCGCACGCGCTGGTGCACCCGGTCGCGTTCCTCATCGCGCTCACCCTGGCGACGTACCTGCACATGCTGATCGGCGAGATGGTCCCGAAGAACATCGCGCTCGCCGCGCCGGTGTCCAGCGCCCTGCTGCTCGGCCCTCCCCTGGCCGCCCTCACGCGGGCGCTCAAGCCGGTCGTGTTCGGCATCAACGCCTTCGCCAACGTCCTGCTGAAACTGCTGCGCGTCGAGCCGAAGGACGAGGTCGAGTCGGTCTTCACCGACGACCAGCTCGCCCGCATGGTCCTCGACTCCAGCCAGGCGGGGCTCCTCTCACCCGCCGACGGCGAACGGCTCCGCGACGCGCTGGAACTGGGCACCCGCCCGGTCGGCGAGATCCTCGTCCCCGTCCAGCGCATGCACACCGTCGACCACACCGTCACCCCCGCGCAGCTGGAGCGGGTGGCCGCGGGGGCGGGCTACTCCCGCTTTCCCGTCACCGGCGCTGAGGGCGCCCTTCTCGGTTACCTGCACATCAAGGACACCCTCGGCGTCACCGACCGCGACCGGCCCTTCCCCCGCACCGCGCTGCACAAGGTCACCCGGGTGCGCATCGACACCCCGCTCGACGACACCCTCACGGCCCTGCGCGCCGAGGGCAGCCACCTCGCCGCCGTCGTCGGCGAGAGCGGCAAGGTCATCGGCTTCGTGACCATGGAGGACGTGCTGTCGGAACTGGTCGGTCCCGCGGCTCCGGCCCCCGCGTAA
- a CDS encoding hemolysin family protein: MTEVLLLLLALLLTLACAVFVAAEFSLTTVERGELERAAEAGERGADGALKAVRRLTFQLSGAQLGITVTSLVIGMLAEPSLAALLRGPLKAAGLGGAASSVATVLGVVISTVVLMVVGELVPKNWAISRPLAVAKVVAGPQRGFTAAFGPFIRHLNSTANRFVRRFGLEPAEELASARSPGELVALARHSAAEGALEADSAELFVRTLHLNELTAENVMTPRVDVKALEVHATAADAANLSHATGLSRFPVYRDSLDEVVGTVHIRDVLALDPEKRVATAVTELATEPLLVPDSLTADRLLERLRAARTMAVVIDEYGGTAGVATVEDIVEEVVGEVRDEHDPVEVVDLLPGPRTGDGRAVWEADGSVRLDRLAETGLIAPDGPYETVAGLIATRLSRIPVKGDVLDLDGWELEVLDVDHHRADRVRITGPVTERHLQLAEEAR, from the coding sequence GTGACCGAGGTCCTGCTGCTCCTGCTGGCCCTCCTCCTCACACTGGCCTGCGCGGTGTTCGTCGCGGCCGAGTTCTCGCTGACCACCGTTGAGCGCGGTGAGCTGGAGCGGGCCGCCGAGGCCGGCGAGCGCGGCGCGGACGGCGCGCTGAAGGCCGTACGACGTCTGACCTTCCAGCTGTCCGGCGCACAGCTCGGCATCACCGTCACCTCCCTCGTGATCGGCATGCTCGCCGAGCCGTCCCTGGCGGCGCTCCTGCGCGGCCCGCTGAAGGCGGCCGGCCTGGGCGGTGCCGCGTCATCGGTGGCGACCGTGCTGGGCGTGGTGATCTCCACCGTCGTGCTGATGGTCGTCGGTGAGCTGGTGCCCAAGAACTGGGCGATCTCCCGGCCGCTGGCGGTCGCCAAGGTGGTGGCCGGCCCCCAGCGCGGTTTCACGGCCGCGTTCGGCCCGTTCATCCGGCACCTGAACAGCACCGCGAACCGTTTCGTACGCCGCTTCGGCCTGGAGCCCGCCGAGGAGCTGGCCTCCGCCCGCAGCCCCGGGGAACTGGTCGCCCTGGCCCGGCACTCGGCCGCGGAAGGCGCTCTGGAAGCCGACTCCGCCGAACTCTTCGTCCGCACCCTGCACCTGAACGAGCTCACGGCGGAGAACGTGATGACGCCGCGGGTCGATGTGAAGGCGCTCGAAGTGCACGCGACGGCCGCCGACGCCGCGAACCTCTCCCACGCGACCGGCCTGTCCCGCTTCCCCGTCTACCGCGACAGCCTCGACGAGGTCGTCGGCACCGTCCATATCCGGGACGTCCTCGCCCTGGATCCGGAAAAGCGGGTCGCCACCGCGGTCACGGAGCTGGCCACCGAGCCCCTGCTGGTTCCGGACAGCCTCACCGCCGACCGGCTGCTGGAGCGGCTGCGGGCCGCTCGCACGATGGCCGTGGTCATCGACGAGTACGGCGGCACGGCGGGCGTGGCCACGGTGGAGGACATCGTCGAGGAGGTCGTCGGCGAGGTCCGCGACGAGCACGACCCCGTCGAGGTCGTCGACCTGCTGCCCGGCCCCCGCACCGGGGACGGCCGCGCGGTGTGGGAGGCGGACGGCAGCGTCCGGCTCGACCGACTCGCGGAGACCGGACTCATCGCGCCCGACGGCCCGTACGAAACCGTGGCCGGTCTGATCGCCACCCGCCTGTCCCGCATCCCCGTCAAGGGCGACGTGCTGGATCTCGACGGCTGGGAGCTGGAGGTCCTCGACGTCGACCATCACCGCGCCGACCGCGTCCGCATCACCGGACCGGTCACCGAGCGGCACCTCCAGCTCGCGGAGGAAGCCCGATGA
- a CDS encoding M56 family metallopeptidase: MGMLVFLPLVLPLTAWPVARLAEQHLHPRTATRLLTGVAAVMAACSTVCLGLVMVVGTAQLPGNPLPDGWSDPEVRAAVPYDEVVGKAAIPALCAVLVVCGRTLWRHGRVRRRAHRALDGLRETEVAVLPDDVPYAYALPGRRRHRVVVTTALLDCLEPAERRALFAHERAHLAARHHRFLLAVQLAARANPFLRPLRTAVSYTAERWADEDAARAVGSRRTVACAIGKAALVSRGTPVATLAGIAAPGPVPRRVAALLGPAPAARHWPSVFTSVGLAAWGAAAGTAVSAMTSANSAVTMVLILHAAAPL, translated from the coding sequence ATGGGGATGCTCGTCTTTCTGCCGCTGGTGCTGCCGCTCACGGCGTGGCCGGTCGCGCGCCTGGCCGAACAGCATCTGCATCCGCGGACCGCGACCCGGCTGCTGACCGGGGTGGCCGCGGTGATGGCCGCCTGCAGCACGGTGTGCCTGGGGCTGGTCATGGTGGTCGGCACCGCCCAACTGCCCGGCAACCCGCTGCCCGACGGCTGGTCGGACCCGGAGGTGCGGGCGGCCGTCCCGTACGACGAGGTCGTCGGCAAGGCCGCGATTCCGGCGCTGTGCGCGGTGCTGGTGGTGTGCGGCCGGACGCTGTGGCGGCACGGCCGGGTACGTCGCCGGGCCCACCGGGCGCTGGACGGGCTGCGGGAGACGGAGGTGGCGGTACTTCCGGATGACGTCCCCTACGCCTACGCGCTGCCCGGCCGCCGGCGGCATCGCGTGGTGGTGACCACGGCCCTGCTCGACTGCCTCGAACCCGCCGAGCGCCGGGCGCTGTTCGCCCACGAGCGGGCCCACCTCGCCGCCCGCCACCACCGCTTCCTTCTCGCGGTCCAACTCGCTGCCCGCGCCAACCCGTTCCTGCGTCCCCTGCGTACGGCGGTGTCGTACACGGCGGAGCGGTGGGCGGACGAGGACGCCGCCCGGGCGGTCGGCAGCCGCCGGACCGTGGCGTGCGCGATCGGCAAGGCGGCCCTGGTGTCGCGGGGCACTCCCGTGGCCACGCTGGCGGGCATCGCCGCGCCGGGACCGGTGCCGCGCAGGGTGGCGGCCCTGCTCGGGCCCGCCCCGGCAGCGCGTCACTGGCCTTCGGTGTTCACCTCGGTGGGGCTGGCCGCGTGGGGCGCGGCCGCGGGGACCGCCGTGTCGGCCATGACCTCGGCGAACTCCGCCGTGACGATGGTCCTCATCCTGCACGCCGCCGCACCACTGTGA
- a CDS encoding BlaI/MecI/CopY family transcriptional regulator yields the protein MAEQRQRARRRGQGELEALVLSALREADGPATAGWVQERLGGDLAYTTVITILTRLLAKGAVTRERAGRSFAWTPSSDHAGLAARKMRKMLDAESDREAVLASFVTGLDPDDERLLRDLLGRSGDEEER from the coding sequence GTGGCGGAGCAGCGACAGCGTGCCCGGCGGCGGGGGCAGGGCGAGCTGGAGGCGCTGGTGCTGTCGGCACTGCGGGAGGCGGACGGTCCGGCGACGGCCGGCTGGGTGCAGGAGCGACTCGGCGGGGACCTCGCCTATACGACCGTCATCACCATCCTGACCCGGCTGCTGGCCAAGGGCGCGGTCACGCGGGAGCGCGCGGGCCGGTCCTTCGCCTGGACGCCCTCGTCGGACCACGCGGGCCTGGCCGCCCGCAAGATGCGCAAGATGCTGGACGCGGAGAGCGACCGGGAGGCGGTGCTGGCCAGCTTCGTCACCGGCCTCGACCCGGACGACGAGCGGCTGCTGCGTGACCTGCTGGGTCGGTCCGGGGACGAAGAGGAACGCTGA